AGCCTTTCAGGGTGGCGAGGTCGTCCACGTTCGTGGTCTCGCGCTTGCGGAAGATGGCGACGATGATCGCCAGGCCGATGGCGACCTCGGCGGCGGCGAGGGTCATCACGATGAACACGGCCGTCTGCGCGGTGAGGTCCCCCCACGAGCGCGCGAAGGCCACCAGCGCGAGGTTCGAGGCGTTCAGCATGAGCTCGACGCTCAGGAAGACCATGATCGCGGTGCGGCGGGTCAGCACGCCGATCATGCCGATGGCGAACAGCAGGCCCGAGAGGGCGACGTAGTAGCCGGTCGGGGCCATCAGGCGCGCACCTCCTCCCGCTCGGCGCCGGGGAGGGGCAGGCTCACGGCCTCCGTGTCAGGCACGCCGTCCGGCTGCGGCACGGGCCGCTGCACCAGGGCCACCGCCCCCACAATCGCCACGAGCAGCAGGATGCTGACCGCCTCGAACGGCAGCAGGAAGCGGGTCAGCAGCACCTCGCCGACCGGCCCGGCCCCGCCGCCGCGCAGCGCCTGAGCCCCCTCGGCCAGCGGGCGGGGATCACGGTACGTCAGCGCCAGCACCGCCAGCGCCCCCGCCAGCACCACCCCGCCGATGCCCGCCAGCTCCCGCACGAAGGGCACCGGGTCGCGCCCCGAGATGGGCTGATTGGCG
This sequence is a window from Deinococcus aerius. Protein-coding genes within it:
- a CDS encoding NADH-quinone oxidoreductase subunit J family protein is translated as MIAFMLLGALALVGAIITIAAKNAVHAALGLVGTLLSVAGLFASLNASFLAATQVIVYAGAIMVLFLFVIMLLGANQPISGRDPVPFVRELAGIGGVVLAGALAVLALTYRDPRPLAEGAQALRGGGAGPVGEVLLTRFLLPFEAVSILLLVAIVGAVALVQRPVPQPDGVPDTEAVSLPLPGAEREEVRA
- the nuoK gene encoding NADH-quinone oxidoreductase subunit NuoK, which translates into the protein MAPTGYYVALSGLLFAIGMIGVLTRRTAIMVFLSVELMLNASNLALVAFARSWGDLTAQTAVFIVMTLAAAEVAIGLAIIVAIFRKRETTNVDDLATLKG